In one Cystobacter fuscus DSM 2262 genomic region, the following are encoded:
- a CDS encoding ABC transporter ATP-binding protein, whose product MHKSLWRLLGYARPHGAVLGAAFVCMAVLGLCTGAYAYLMGPALRFLLSGGERGFGGEQAVPWLADLPREAALWGFPVVVVTVGIVKGVAYLGQFYFMGLFAQKTVADLRRELFVRLTSLSPAQLARERMGDLLSRFSADVQSVEAAAMYTVGSYLRDSLQIVVLAGVALSLSPLLGGLMLCVLPLAALPASRLTRKALRGTREGQLQLGHLAGQIQEGLGGMRTIQAFNGQAAELERFSSHARAHEEAMVRAAWARGGVPGVMEVLAAAALAGALAYVAATQAMEPASLLSFLTAVVLVYQPVKDLGRVTQFAMQAGAAGERLFALLDLRHPVEDAPGATEAPALEHGLRLEGVGFSYGERRALEGLTVELPVGQVVALVGPSGGGKSTITQLLLRFERPSEGRMMLDGVDADRYTAQSVRAKFALVTQEPLLFSGSVRDNLSLARPDATREELEAAARVANAHEFIQALPEGYDTLVGERGAKLSGGQRQRLCIARAVLSRAPVLVLDEATSSLDPESEREVQAALARVLPGRTALVIAHRLSTVVSADRICVVEAGRVVEQGRHEELLARGGAYAALWALQAGAERGAA is encoded by the coding sequence ATGCACAAGTCGTTGTGGCGGTTGTTGGGGTACGCCCGGCCCCATGGGGCGGTGCTGGGCGCGGCGTTCGTGTGCATGGCGGTGCTGGGCCTGTGCACGGGGGCGTACGCGTACCTGATGGGCCCCGCGCTGCGCTTCCTGTTGTCGGGCGGCGAGCGGGGCTTTGGCGGCGAGCAGGCCGTGCCGTGGCTGGCGGACCTGCCGCGCGAGGCCGCGCTCTGGGGCTTCCCCGTGGTGGTGGTGACGGTGGGGATCGTCAAGGGCGTGGCGTACCTGGGCCAGTTCTACTTCATGGGCCTCTTCGCCCAGAAGACGGTGGCGGACCTGCGGCGCGAGCTGTTCGTGCGTCTCACCTCGCTGTCACCCGCGCAGCTCGCGCGCGAGCGGATGGGGGACCTGCTCAGCCGCTTCTCCGCGGACGTGCAGTCGGTGGAGGCGGCGGCCATGTACACCGTGGGCTCCTACCTGCGCGACTCGTTGCAGATCGTGGTGCTCGCCGGGGTGGCGCTGTCGCTCAGTCCGCTGCTGGGCGGGTTGATGCTGTGCGTGCTTCCCCTGGCGGCGCTGCCGGCCTCGCGGCTGACACGCAAGGCGCTGCGGGGCACGCGCGAGGGACAGCTGCAACTGGGGCACCTCGCGGGCCAGATCCAGGAGGGACTGGGGGGCATGCGCACCATCCAGGCCTTCAACGGGCAGGCAGCGGAGCTGGAGCGCTTCTCGTCGCACGCGCGCGCCCACGAGGAGGCCATGGTGCGGGCCGCGTGGGCGCGGGGTGGAGTGCCGGGGGTGATGGAGGTGCTGGCGGCGGCGGCGCTCGCGGGCGCCCTGGCCTACGTGGCGGCCACCCAGGCCATGGAGCCCGCGTCGCTCTTGTCGTTCCTCACCGCGGTGGTGCTCGTGTACCAGCCGGTGAAGGACCTGGGCCGGGTGACGCAGTTCGCGATGCAGGCGGGCGCGGCGGGCGAGCGGCTCTTCGCGCTGTTGGACCTTCGCCACCCGGTGGAGGACGCGCCCGGGGCCACCGAGGCGCCGGCCCTGGAGCACGGCCTGAGGTTGGAGGGCGTGGGCTTCTCCTATGGCGAGCGGCGGGCCCTGGAGGGGCTGACGGTGGAGCTGCCCGTGGGGCAGGTGGTGGCGCTGGTGGGGCCGAGCGGAGGCGGCAAGAGCACCATCACCCAGTTGCTGCTGCGCTTCGAGCGCCCGAGCGAGGGCCGGATGATGCTCGACGGGGTGGACGCGGACCGCTACACGGCGCAGAGCGTGCGGGCGAAGTTCGCGCTGGTGACGCAGGAGCCGCTGCTCTTCTCGGGCAGCGTGAGGGACAACCTGAGTCTGGCGCGGCCGGACGCGACGCGCGAGGAGCTGGAGGCGGCGGCCCGGGTGGCCAACGCGCATGAGTTCATCCAGGCGCTGCCCGAGGGCTATGACACGCTCGTGGGCGAGCGGGGCGCGAAGCTGAGCGGAGGGCAGCGGCAGAGGCTGTGCATCGCGCGGGCGGTGTTGTCGCGGGCGCCGGTGCTGGTGCTGGACGAGGCGACGAGCAGCCTGGATCCCGAGAGCGAGCGCGAGGTGCAGGCGGCGCTCGCGCGGGTGTTGCCGGGGCGCACGGCGCTGGTGATTGCCCACCGGCTGTCGACGGTGGTGTCCGCGGATCGCATTTGCGTGGTGGAGGCGGGGCGGGTGGTGGAGCAGGGACGC